In a genomic window of Hippoglossus stenolepis isolate QCI-W04-F060 chromosome 15, HSTE1.2, whole genome shotgun sequence:
- the LOC118122039 gene encoding moesin isoform X1 has product MPKTISVRVTTMDAELEFAIQPNTTGKQLFDQVVKTIGLREVWYFGLQYQDTKGFSTWLKLNKKVTAQDVRKESPLLFKFRAKFFPEDVSEELIQDATQRLFFLQVKEGILNDDIYCPPETAVLLASYAVQAKYADYNKDVHVPGYLSGEQLLPQRVLDQHKLNKEQWEERIQVWHEEHKSMMREESMMEYLKIAQDLEMYGVNYFNIKNKKGTELWLGVDALGLNIYEQNDKMTPKIGFPWSEIRNISFNDKKFVIKPIDKKAPDFVFYAPRLRINKRILALCMGNHELYMRRRKPDTIEVQQMKAQAREEKNHKKMERALLENEKRKREVAEKEKEKIEKEKEELMEKLKQIEEQTIKAQQELEEQTHKALELEHERKRAQEEAERLESELMGAEDAKMALMQQSENQMKNQEHLATELADLTSKISLLEDAKKKKEDEAEQWQNKATEVQEDLEKTKEELKIKVMATHVQEPLNVENEHDENDESSAEASAEFASAGTYKDRSEEERMTEAEKNERLQKHLLALSSELANARDETKKTANDMIHAENMKAGRDKYKTLRQIRSGNTKQRIDEFECM; this is encoded by the exons ATTAGTGTAAGAGTCACCACGATGGATGCTGAGCTGGAGTTCGCCATTCAGCCCAATACAACAGGAAAGCAGCTCTTTGACCAG gtGGTAAAGACCATTGGGCTGCGGGAGGTTTGGTACTTTGGACTCCAATACCAGGATACAAAGGGTTTTTCTACATGGCTCAAGCTCAATAAGAAG GTGACAGCCCAGGATGTGAGGAAGGAAAGCCCGCTGCTGTTTAAGTTTCGTGCCAAATTCTTCCCCGAGGATGTTTCAGAGGAGTTAATCCAGGATGCCACGCAGCGgctgttcttcctgcaggtGAAAGAGGGAATCTTAAATGACGACATCTACTGCCCTCCAGAGACGGCTGTCCTGCTGGCCTCCTATGCAGTCCAGGCCAAGTACGCAGACTACAATAAGGACGTTCACGTACCGGGCTACCTGTCCGGTGAACAGCTGCTCCCTCAGAG AGTCCTGGACCAGCACAAACTCAACAAGGagcagtgggaggagaggatCCAGGTGTGGCACGAAGAGCACAAGAGCATGATGAG AGAGGAATCCATGATGGAGTATCTGAAGATCGCTCAAGACCTTGAGATGTATGGAGTCAACTACTTCAACATCAAGAATAAGAAAGGAACAGAACTGTGGTTGGGAGTGGATGCACTGGGACTCAACATTTATGAACAGAATGACAA GATGACACCCAAAATTGGATTTCCTTGGAGTGAAATACGGAACATTTCCTTCAATGACAAGAAGTTTGTCATTAAACCAATTGACAAAAAAGCTCCT GACTTTGTATTCTATGCTCCAAGACTGCGCATCAACAAGCGCATTCTGGCTCTGTGCATGGGCAACCACGAGCTGTACATGCGCCGCCGCAAACCCGACACCATTGAAGTGCAGCAGATGAAGGCTCAGGCTCGCGAGGAGAAGAATCACAAGAAGATGGAAAG AGCTCTGCTGGagaatgagaagaggaagcgagaAGTTgctgaaaaggaaaaggaaaagatcgagaaggaaaaggaggaattAATGGAGAAATTAAAGCAGATTGAGGAGCAGACAATAAAAGCCCAGCAAG agctggaggaacaaacacacaaggctCTGGAGTTGGAGCATGAGAGGAAGCGAGCACAGGAGGAGGCTGAGCGTCTGGAGTCTGAGCTGATGGGTGCTGAGGACGCCAAGATGGCACTGATGCAGCAGTCAGAGAACCAGATGAAAAACCAAGAACACCTG GCCACAGAGTTGGCTGATCTGACTTCAAAGATCTCCCTCCTGGAGGACgccaaaaagaagaaggaagatgaGGCGGAACAGTGGCAAAACAAG GCCACCGAGGTGCAGGAGGACCTGGAGAAGACCAAAGAAGAGCTTAAAATCAAAGTGATGGCTACTCACGTTCAGGAGCCCCTCAACGTGGAAAACGAGCACGACGAGAATGACGAGAGCAGCGCCGAGGCCAGCGCCGAGTTCGCCTCTGCCGGCACGTACAAGGACCGCAGTGAAGAGGAGCGCATGACCGAGGCTGAGAAGAACGAACGTTTGCAGAAACATCTACTT GCTTTGAGCTCAGAGTTGGCCAACGCTCGGGACGAGACCAAGAAAACGGCGAACGACATGATCCACGCAGAGAACATGAAAGCTGGACGAGACAAGTACAAGACCCTCAGACAGATCCGGTCAGGAAACACCAAACAGCGCATTGACGAGTTCGAATGCATGTGA
- the LOC118122039 gene encoding moesin isoform X2: MLSWSSPFSPIQQESSSLTRVLDQHKLNKEQWEERIQVWHEEHKSMMREESMMEYLKIAQDLEMYGVNYFNIKNKKGTELWLGVDALGLNIYEQNDKMTPKIGFPWSEIRNISFNDKKFVIKPIDKKAPDFVFYAPRLRINKRILALCMGNHELYMRRRKPDTIEVQQMKAQAREEKNHKKMERALLENEKRKREVAEKEKEKIEKEKEELMEKLKQIEEQTIKAQQELEEQTHKALELEHERKRAQEEAERLESELMGAEDAKMALMQQSENQMKNQEHLATELADLTSKISLLEDAKKKKEDEAEQWQNKATEVQEDLEKTKEELKIKVMATHVQEPLNVENEHDENDESSAEASAEFASAGTYKDRSEEERMTEAEKNERLQKHLLALSSELANARDETKKTANDMIHAENMKAGRDKYKTLRQIRSGNTKQRIDEFECM, encoded by the exons ATGCTGAGCTGGAGTTCGCCATTCAGCCCAATACAACAGGAAAGCAGCTCTTTGACCAG AGTCCTGGACCAGCACAAACTCAACAAGGagcagtgggaggagaggatCCAGGTGTGGCACGAAGAGCACAAGAGCATGATGAG AGAGGAATCCATGATGGAGTATCTGAAGATCGCTCAAGACCTTGAGATGTATGGAGTCAACTACTTCAACATCAAGAATAAGAAAGGAACAGAACTGTGGTTGGGAGTGGATGCACTGGGACTCAACATTTATGAACAGAATGACAA GATGACACCCAAAATTGGATTTCCTTGGAGTGAAATACGGAACATTTCCTTCAATGACAAGAAGTTTGTCATTAAACCAATTGACAAAAAAGCTCCT GACTTTGTATTCTATGCTCCAAGACTGCGCATCAACAAGCGCATTCTGGCTCTGTGCATGGGCAACCACGAGCTGTACATGCGCCGCCGCAAACCCGACACCATTGAAGTGCAGCAGATGAAGGCTCAGGCTCGCGAGGAGAAGAATCACAAGAAGATGGAAAG AGCTCTGCTGGagaatgagaagaggaagcgagaAGTTgctgaaaaggaaaaggaaaagatcgagaaggaaaaggaggaattAATGGAGAAATTAAAGCAGATTGAGGAGCAGACAATAAAAGCCCAGCAAG agctggaggaacaaacacacaaggctCTGGAGTTGGAGCATGAGAGGAAGCGAGCACAGGAGGAGGCTGAGCGTCTGGAGTCTGAGCTGATGGGTGCTGAGGACGCCAAGATGGCACTGATGCAGCAGTCAGAGAACCAGATGAAAAACCAAGAACACCTG GCCACAGAGTTGGCTGATCTGACTTCAAAGATCTCCCTCCTGGAGGACgccaaaaagaagaaggaagatgaGGCGGAACAGTGGCAAAACAAG GCCACCGAGGTGCAGGAGGACCTGGAGAAGACCAAAGAAGAGCTTAAAATCAAAGTGATGGCTACTCACGTTCAGGAGCCCCTCAACGTGGAAAACGAGCACGACGAGAATGACGAGAGCAGCGCCGAGGCCAGCGCCGAGTTCGCCTCTGCCGGCACGTACAAGGACCGCAGTGAAGAGGAGCGCATGACCGAGGCTGAGAAGAACGAACGTTTGCAGAAACATCTACTT GCTTTGAGCTCAGAGTTGGCCAACGCTCGGGACGAGACCAAGAAAACGGCGAACGACATGATCCACGCAGAGAACATGAAAGCTGGACGAGACAAGTACAAGACCCTCAGACAGATCCGGTCAGGAAACACCAAACAGCGCATTGACGAGTTCGAATGCATGTGA